The DNA region CAGCTTGTAGGCGACCACGGTGAGCACGGTCGAGATCAGCACCCAGAGCATCTGGTACCAGTAGAAGAACGGGACGCCGATGAAGGTGGGATCCACCTTCGCGTAGGAGCTCACCCACAGCATCGCGACGAACGGCGCGAAGAGGCAGAGCCCGATCACCACCCTGATGGGGGTGATGACCGATTGTTTCCCTTGGTTCCCTTGTGCCGCTTGTGACATGGCGATCCCGTCCCACGTGCCGATGACCTGGTAATGCCGAGGAAATCTAGGGGACCGTTCGCATTCTCGGAACCCCTGTCCGTATCACGGATGTGTTGCCGTGGTGGTTCACAACCAGCCTTCCTTGGCCGCGCGGACGCCCGCCTCGAAGCGGCTGCGGGCCCCGAGCCGGTTCATCAGCTCCGAACTCATCCGGCGCACGGTGCGCAGCGAGACCCCGAGCCGGCGGGCGGCGATGTCGTCGGTGCAGCCGATGCCGAGCAGCATCAGCAACTCCCGCTCCTGCGGCGAGAGGTCGTGCTCGTCGCGGCGCGGGGCCTCGCCGAACGGGGTGCCGGACTCCCAGATCCGGTCGAAGAGGACGACCAGGGCGTGCACCAGGCCCGGGCTGCGCACCTCCAGGGCGCCCGCCCGGCCGTCGGTCGGGTCGACCGGGACGAGCGCGGCCTCGCGGTCGACGATGACCATGAGCATGGGCACCACGGGGACGGTGCGGGCCTCGCCGCCGAGGCCGCAGTACCAGCGCACGTAGTCGACGGTGGGCGGATCGTTCCGGAAACTGTCCTGGTAGATCGACCGGATCCCGACCCCGCGTTCCAGGGCGAGTTGGTCGAGCGGCTTGCTCGCGTCCATGGTGTCGGGCAGCTGCGCGCCGCCCGGTAGCAGTGACAGGCACTCGGAGCGGGCGCCGGCCGCCAGGTCCTCCAGGCGCTCGCGCACCGCGTCGAGCCCGGTGATCCGGTCGACCAGATCGCGGCGGGTCGTGTGCTCGGGTCCCTCGGAGTAGCTGGCGAGGATTCCGGCCACCGCGCGGCCCGCCTGCTCCACCTGGCGTCTGCGCTTGCTGAGTTCGGCCTCCGCGCGGGACAGCAGGAAGGAGAACCCGACGTCGGGGGAGAAGGGCTCCACCTCGCCCGAGGATTCGTCCATCAGGACGAGTTTGAGATCCGCCAGGCACAGAAGCGCGTCGCGGACCTCGCTCTCCCGGCGGCCCAGATGGGCCGCCATCTCCGTCACCCCGTACTCGGGCCGCTCCAGGAGCAGACGGTAGACGTCCTCCGTCGACTCCTTGATGCCGAGCGCCTCCAGCATGTCCCATCTCCCCCTTGTCACGGCGGTCGTCGATGCTAGAGGGGTGCCACCGTCTAGGTCTAGACCAATAGGGGTGAACTCCGAGGGGTGAGACGGGCCCGGGCGCCGAGCGCGCCGAGCAGCGCGGTCAGGGCGAACGCCGAGACGAGCAGGGCGAGTTCGACCTGCGGGCCGATCCCGACCGCGAGCACTGCGAGCGCGCACGCGCCCGCCGCGAGCGGCCCGGGCCGCTCCAGGGTCACGCAGAACGCGAACGCCCCGACCACCAGCGGCACCCAGCCCGTCACGGCGCCGGTGCCGGTGCCGGTGCCCGCGAGCCCGTACTGCCACAGCAGCACCGGCCCGCCGGCCGCCGCGCCCGCCGCGAGCAGCGCCCCGAGCAGGGTGCGGGCGCTGTCCCGCAGGCCCTGCCGCCGGCGTACGAGGACCCCGAAGGCGGCGAGCGCGGCGACCGGCACGGCGTACGGCAGCAACCCGTAGTCGCCCGCCACCAGATCCCGGTCCACCACCCCCGAACCGCCGACCAGCGCGCCGGTCCCGGCGACCGCCGCCCGCACCCCCTCGACCGCCCGCGCCCCGCCCGCCGTCATCGGCTCCTCCTCGGGCACCACCACGACCAGGGCCGTTCCGCCCCTGCGCCACCCGTCCCCGTCCGGCGCCACGACGAACCGCACCCCGGGAACGCCCGCCACAGCCCGCACGACCTCCCCGACCGCGCCCGAAGGCACAAGCACCTCCAACGGATTGAGCACCCCAGGCGCCACCCCGGCCGCGGTGAGCCGGTCCAGCCCGGCGCGGGCGGGCCCGGCGTCCACGAGGGCGCGGGCCTCGGGGTTCCCGACCCGGAGGAGCGGGGCCGCACCGGCGCAGAGCAGGAGGAGGACGAGGGCGGCGAGGGGGAGGGAGCGGGAGGAGACGAGGCCGGGGCGGCGGAACCGCCCCGGGGCGGGGAGCCGGTCGGCGCCGACCGTCGGCGCGCCCGCGCGCCGCGTCGTGCGGCGGCGTGGGGTGCCTGTCCGGCTGCTCCGCGCCGGGCCTGCCGCCGGCGTCGGCTCCGCCGCGCGCCGCGTGGTACCTCGGCCTGCGCCGCCTGCCCGGCCGCTCCGCGCCAGCGACCGCAGCACCGGGTCCAGCCACACCGTCACCGCGAGCCCCACCAGACACACCGCCGCGCCCGCGATGCCGATCGAGCGCAGGAACACCCCCGGGAACAGGGCCAGTACGGCGAAGGCCGCCGCGCCCGCCGGGCCGGCGGTGCGGGCCGAGCGGGTTGCGGCCTCCGGGGGGAGGGTCCGGCGGTGGACCGTGATCAGGAGAGCCGTCACGGGGATCAGGTAGACCACGACGAAGCTCACCGGGGTCACCGAGGCCGCCGCCTCGGTCGCGAGCAGCGCGCCCACCGTGACGGTCGCCGCGAGCAGCAGTGGGGCGAGGACGCCGAGGGGGGAGCGGAAGGCCAGCGCGAGCAGCGTCAGGAAGCCGAGGGCGCAGGCCGCTTTCAGCGCCAGGACCCAAGGCCCGGGCCCCGTGGCCGCGCTGTCCGCCGTCAGCGGCAGGACGCCCGTCACCTCGGCCCCGGCGGCCCGGAGCCGCTCGGCCGTCTCCTCGACGGCGGCGAGCCCCGCCAGGTCCGCCTTCCCGGCGCCCGGGTACACCAGCGCGTAGCTGATGCCGGCCTCCGTACGGGTCACCGTCCGCGCGCCCGGGCCCGCCGCGCGGGCCACCGCGTCCGGGTCCCCGGCGGGCGGCACGGCCACCAGGGGCGGGACCGCCGCCCCGTTCCCGTACCGCTCGTGGATCTCCTGGTTGGCGCGGTGGCCGGGCCCGCCGGTCGCCGTGAACGACTGGTCGAGCCGGCCCAGGCCGGCCATCGCGACCGCCCCGCCCACCAGCAGGGCGAGCAGCCACACCACGTACAGCGGCCCGGTCCTAGTCCGCATCGTCGAGCCGCTTCCTCAGCTCCTCGTCGAGCGTCAGCCCCACCGCGCCCAGCGTCTCGTCGAGCTGCCCGGGCGAGCTCGCCCCGATCACCGGGAGCACCGGGAGCCGCCCGCCCAGCGCCCAGGCCAGGACCACCTGGTTCGCCGTCGCCCCGGTCTCCGCCGCGACCTCCGCGAGGACCTTCAGGCGCCGCTCCGAGCCGGCGTGCCGGTACTGCTCCGGCACCTCCTTGGCCGGATCGGTGTAGGCGCCGGTCAGCTGGGTCGTGTACGCCGTGAAGGTCAGCTCCGGCCGGGTGCCCAGATAGTCGAGCAGCTCCTCGGAGGCGTGCGGGTTCACCCCGAACTCCGCGCCCGGGCGCGGCCGCAGATAGGTGAAGCGCTGCTGCACCGCCGCGTAGTCCGGCACCCCGGCGGCCCGCGCCGCGCCCCGCGACTCCTCGATCCGCCAGGCCGCGAAGTTGGAGCAGCCGGCCCGGCCGATCTTCCCGGCCGCGACCAGCTCGCCGAACGCGCCCATCGTCTCGGCGACCGGCGTCGCCCGGTCGTCGATGTGCGCGTAGTAGAGGTCGATCCGGTCCGTGCCGAGATTGCGCAGGCTCTCCTCCACCTGCCGCCGGATCACCGGCGCCGACAGGCCCTCCGCGCACTCCGGCCAGGCCGAGCCGGGCGGATCGGGCAGCGCGCCCACCTTGGTGGCGAGCACCATCTCGTCCCGGACGCCCCGGCTGCGCAGCCAGCGCCCGATGACCAGCTCGCTCTCCGCGCCGGTGGCCCCCGGTTCCCAGAAGGCGTAGGTGTTGGCGGTGTCGATGAAGGTGCCGCCGGCCTCGTGGAAGCGGTCGAGGACGGCGAAGGCGGTCTCCTCGTCGATCCGGGTGCCGAAGGGCAGGGTGCCCAGGCACAGCGTGCTCACGCGCGGGCCGTCGGGCCCGCCGAGCGTCGTGTACTCCATCAGTCGTTTCCCTTCTTCGGAGAGATGAGGGTGAGTTCCTGGACCAGGTGGTCCGACAGGCCCCGCGCGTCGCGGAAGCGGTACGCGCCGACCCGGGCGCCGCCGCCCGTGAACGCCCAGTCGATCCGCCACAGCCGCAGCCGCGACCGGGCGTTCCAGCTGGCCGGCAGGACCGAGCGGCAGACGCCGATCGCGTCGCGCAGCGAGCCGGGCATCCGGCGGATGTCGCCGATCGCCGCGCTGGTGTTGAAGTCCCCGGTGACGAGCACCGGATGCGGGTTGTCCCGCAGGTCGGCGACGAGCGCCGCGTACTCCGCGTCCCGGGCCCGGGAGCGTCGCCGCATGTCCCGGAAGAACGCCGGCCGCAGCGGGTTCATGACGGTCAGCTGGACGGGGATGTGCACGTTGTACGTGGAAAGCACCCCGTCGCCGGTCCGCAGGTCCGCCCGCAGCGAGCAGGCGCCGACCGGCACCGGCGGCCCGGCGAGCGGGAGCCGGGACAGCGTCACCGCGTTGTTGCCGATCGCCCGGTGGTGGTCCGGGAACGCGGCCCGCAGCCGCTCCTCGTCGTCGATGTCCCAGACCTCGCCGCCCTCGAAGCCGTTCAGGTACTCCTGGAGCACGTACACGTCCGCGTCGAGCTCGCGCAGAAAGGCGTAGAACCGGTCGGGATCGCCGCCCTGGTTCCAGTGCTGGGTGTTCCAGGAGACCAGCCGCGGCCCGCTGCCCGGATCCGGGCAGCCGGACCGCCGCCGCCCGAGGGCCCGGAGATTGATCCCGTTCTGCGGCCAGGCGACGAGCAGGCAGCCGGCCGCCAGCCCCGCGGCCCCCCACGCCCCGCCGGCCAGGGCGGCGGCCAGCAGCGCCACCGGTACGGCGGCCAGGGCGACCGGCGGAAGCAGTGAGACCGCGAGCCAGGGCCACCAGCGCCCGTTGAGCGCGAGGTGCAGGGCGAGGAAGCCGGCCCAGCCGAGAGTGCAGAGGAGGACCACGGTCAGTCCCTCCCCGGCAGCCCGACCCACAGGTCCTGCGTCGCGTGGTCGGACAGCTTCTCCGGATCGCCGAAGGAGTAGCGCTCGGCCCGCGCCCCGTTCCCGGTGAACGCCCAGTCGGTGCGCCAGAACGGCTTCCAGCCGCCCTCCTCCCAGCTCGTGGGGTACGGGTCGGTGCTCACCCCCGCCGCGTCGGCGAGCCGCTCCCGCAGCGGGTCCAGGTCCGTCATGGCGGCCGTGGTGTTGAAGTCGCCGGCCACCACCACCGGGTTGCGGTTCGCGGCCAGGTCGGCCGTCAGGCCCGCGTACTGCGCCCGGCGCGGTGCGAAGCGCTCCCGCATGTGCCGGTAGAAGGCGGGGGACAGGAGACCGTCCGGCATGCTGTTCCACACCGGCATGTGCACGTTGTAGAACGACACCACCCGGCCCCCGACCAGCAGGTCCGTGCGCAGCACCTTGGTCTCGCGGTAGGTCGTCGCCCAGTCGGCGCCCGCCGGGACCGCCCGCGCCGGGCCGACGGCCGGCTGTCCGACGACGGGGAAGCGGGAGAGCGTCACCAGCTCGCCGCGCACCACCACCTCGTAGCCGGGGAACTCCCGGCGCAGCCGCGCCAGGTCGTCGATCGGGAGCTTGCCCTTCCGGTCGGCGGTGACGTGCTGGTACTCGTGCAGCAGATACACATCCGCCTGCTTCGCCTTCAGGAAGGCGTAGAAGTGGTCCTGGGTGCCGAGGAGCTGGTTCCACGAGTTGGTGTTCCAGGCGAAGACCCGGACCGCGTCCGCGCCGGGCCGCGGCTCGGACCGCCACAGGGCCGCCGGGTCGATGCCCGACTGCCCGAGACCGAGGAGCAGGGCGAGACCCGCCGCGCCCAGGGCGCGCCACCGGGCGGAGCCCCGGGCGAGCGGCGCCAGGGCCGCGAGGAGCAGCGGGACGAGCACGAAGGCGGCGGGTGGCACGATGCCGACCAGGTTGCCGGGCCAGAACCGCCCGTCGAGCACCCACTCGACGCCGAGCAGCACCAGCCAGGCCGCCGCCGCGCCCGCCACAAGCAGGTTGCGGCGGCGCCCCCGGGGCCGTACGGCGGGGGCCGGGGCGGCCTCCTCCCGTACGGCCTCCGGCGCGAGCGTGTCAGCCACGACCCGCACCCACCGAGGCAGGGGCGGGCGCCGCGTCGGGGCGGGGCTGCGGGTCGTACAGATGCCGGAAGCGCGCCGAGCACAGCCACTGCACGCCCGCGACGGCGATCGCCGCGAACACCGTCAGGTTCACCAGGAAGTTGACGGCCACGAAGTAGCCGAGGAAGACCCGGCCCCGGTGCCGCCGCACCTCCCGGTACATGTCCAGGTCGCCGAGGACGCCCAGGACGAACAGGGCGAGCGGAAGCAGCGCCCACAGCGCGCCCCACAGCAGCGGCGCGGCCAGGGCGGCGACCGCGAGCGGGGCGGCGAGGCTGGCGCCGGCGCGCGGGCCGGTGACGAAGCCGCCCTGGAGGTGGCGGCGGCCGAGGATGAGCGGCACGGCGAGCCGGGCGCGGGCGAAGACCTTGTCGAGGACGATCCTCACGGTGTCGTCGTGGTCGTGCCGCCCCCGCACCTCCAGGGAGCTGAGCACCGTGTACCGCTCGGAGATGCGGCGCCCGTAGTCCTGGTCCTCGGTGTGCCGCAGGATCGGGTTGAAGGGGCCGACCTCCTCGAAGACCCGCCGGGGCATGGCCAGGATCGCGGTGTGGACGGTGGTGATCACGCCCTCCGACTTGAGCAGCAGGTAGTACTGCTGGAGCGAGCGGTACTCCTCGATCAGGCTGTCCCGGATCAGCGGCTCGGGCTCGTAGGTGCCGCAGATCGCCCCGTACCCCTGCCCGGCGGCGAGGAGTTCGACGGCCTTGGCGACCGCGTCGGGGTGCATGGCGACATCGGAGTCGAGGAAGACCAGGATCTCGCCGGTGGTGACCTCGGCGCCGAGGTTGCGGGCCACCGCGACCCCGCTGTTGACGCCGGTGGACACCACCCGGGCGCCGGCCTCGGCGGCGATCCGGGCGGAGTCGTCGGTGGAGCAGTCGTCGACCACGACGACCTCGATGTTCGGGTACGTCTGGGCGAGGGCGGCCTCGACGCACAGGCCGATCGAGCGCCCGTAGTTGTAGTTGGGGACGATGACGGAGACGAGGGGGAGGGAGGACATGATCGGGTGCTCCTAGGAGAGGACCTTAGAAGAGGACCTTGGCGAGGGAGAGGGCTCCCTGGCGCCACGGTTCGACGCTGGTGACGCCCTCGCTCTTCTTCGCGGGGCGGGCGGCGGTCTGCGCGGCCTGCTGGGCGCGCCACCAGGCGAAGGTGCGCAGAATGGCGTCCTGGTTGGAGTGCTGCGGCCGGAAGCCGAGCACGTCACGGGCCTTGTCGGTGGAGACGAAGCTGTCGTCGAGCAGCTTGTGCAGCAGCCGCCCGTAGACCGGGGAGAGCCCGGAGCGCTGCAGCAGGCTGAGCGCGGCGAGCGCCGGCCGGGCGGGCAGCGAACGGACCTTCTTGCCGTGGCCCGCCGCGTCCAGGACGGCCTGGAAGTCCTCGCGGAGCGTGCCGAACTCGGTCGCCCCGAGGTTGAAGGTGTCGTCGGCCCGCTCGTCCGGCGCCTCCATCGCCGTCACCACCGCGTCCACGAGATCGGCCACGTCGAACATCTGGATGCGGACGTCGCCGCGGCCGAGGACCGGGAAGTTCCGGCCCTCCTCCGCCCACTCGAAGAGCATCGCGAACAACCCCATCCGGCCCGGCCCGAGGAAGGTCTTCGGCCGCAGGATCGGCACGCACATCTCCCGGCCCCGGAAGCGCTCCGCGACCACCTCCGCCTCCGCCTTGGCCGCGCTGTAGGTGTCGACCGGCTCGCGCGGGTACTCCTCGGGCGTCGGCACCACCTTCGGCAGCCCGTACACGGCGGTCGAGGAGATGTGCACGACCCGCGGCACGGCGTTCGCCTCGGCCGCGCCGAGCACCGCCTCCGTACCGCCGACGATCACCGACCGTATGGTGTCCGCCGGATAGCTGGGCAGCGCCGCCGCGCAGTGCACCACCACGTCCGCGTCCGCCGTCACCCGCTTCATCACGGCCTCGTCCCGGACGTCCGAGACGGTGTGGGTGAGGTTCCCGTGCTCCGTACGGGGGGCCCGCAGGTCCACGCAGTGCACCTGCCGGCCGTCATCGAGCAGCCGGTCGATCAGGGTCGAACCGAGCATTCCGGCACCGCCGGTGACCACGACCCGGGTTCCTTCAGCGCGCGTTACCACAGCGACGACACCTTCTCCTTGACGAAACGGGTGAGCAGACGGGGCAGCCCCTGGGCGAGGGTCTTGTCGAGGCAGTCGAGGAAGAACTCGACCTCGTGCTCCTCGGCGACCAGGGAGGGGGCGACCATCAGCGGGTTGTCGCCGTTGAGCGTGTAGTACGTGTAGACGCCGTGGTCCCGGTACAGGGCGTTGACCACCGACGAGGTGATCAGCTTGGTGCGGAAGCGCGGGTCCTTCGTCATCGCGCCCGGCACCAGCTTCGTCACCAGCTCAAGCACCTTCGGGCCCTTGTGCAGGAAGACGCCGTGCAGCGCCCCGTGGCCGCGCACCTCGGCGACCACGTCCGGGTGCTCCTTGGCGATCCGCTCCAGACCCGGGCCGAGGATCCGCTCGATGGCCCGGGCGCGCGCCGGATAATCGTCCTCCACGGCCACGTTGACCGCCTCGATCGCGGTGACCGCCTCCTCGCCGAAGCCGTAGTAGGTCGTCGAGGTCGACTGGAGCAGGGCGTCGGTGAGGTTGTCGTAGGCATTGCGGAAGACCGGCTCGCGGGCGACGAAGGCGGAGATGGAGGACTTGCCGCCGCCGAAGGACTTCGAGGTGGTGAGGATGTCGGGGACCAGGCCCTCGTAGCGCATGAAGTGGAAGAGCGTGCCGGTCTTGCCCCAGCCGGTGTAGATCTCGTCGAAGAGCAGCACGATGTCCTCGGCCGTGCACAACTCCCGCAGCCCGCGCAGGAACTCCTCCGAGCACTCGTTCATCGTGGACGCCGACAGCGGCTCGATGAGGATCGCGTACACGTCCGACTCGCCCTTGGCGGTGCGGAGTTCGGCCACCAGCTTCCGTACGGAGTCCAGGTCGCCGTACCGGAAGATCCCCACGCCCGGGATGCCGGGGAACTGGAAGCCCGACGCGTTCTGGCCGGTCAGGGCGCCCGAGCCGAGCAGCTTGCCGTGGAAGGAGATGTCGGCCCGCAGCACCCGGGAGCGCCGGCCGCCGTGGTACTTGTACGCCAGCTTGACCGCGCCCTCGACCGCCTCCGCGCCGGAGTTGGGGAAGAACGACATGTTCAGGTCGCCGGGCAGCAGTTGGGCCAGGTTGTGGCCGAGGGCGGCGACGTACGGCGAGAAGTAGGTCTTGTGGACCTCCATGCTCTTGCGGTCCTGGAAGCGCTGCCGGGCGGCGAGGATCCGCGGGTGGTTGTGGCCGTGGTTGAGGACGCCGACGCCGCCGGTGAAGTCGAGCACCCGCCGGCCGTCGCGCTGGGTGATCCAGACGCCCTCGGCGCTCTCGACGAGCTCCTGGCCGAAGCCGAAGGAGGTCATCAGGGAGACCTGGGCCTTGTTGACGTGGTCCTTGTAGAGGCCGTGGACCTGCTTGGTGGTCAGCGACTCGCAGTCGTCGACGGTGTAGAGCTGCTGTCCGGACACGGGATTCCTTCGGGAGAGTCGGGAGAGTCGGGAACGACGGGGGAGGGGCGGGGCTTCCGGGGCAGGGTGAGGAGCAGGGCGGCGCCGCCGACCAGGACCTCGCTGAGGGTGCAGACCACCCGGCTGGCCACCGCGACCGCCGTCGCCTCCTGCCAGGGCAGGACGGCGGTCAGCGAGAGCAGCAGCAGGGCCTCGCGGGCGCCCCAGCCGTCCGGCAGGACGACCACGAGGCTCGCGGCGGCGGTCGCGAGGGCGAAGCCGCCCACGCAGACCGGCAGCGCGGTCAGCGGCGGGGCGCCGAGCATCACCGCCAGCGCCCACAGATGCAGTCCGGACACCGCCCAGGAGGCGGTGGCGGCGGCGAGCGCCCGGCGTACGCCCCGGGCACTGGCCCGGGCCTGCGGCGCCGGCCGCCGGGCGAGCCGGGCGGCGCACGCCGCCAGCGAGTTGAGCAGCCGCGGCTTCACGAGGAGTACGAGGGTGAGCGCGCCCGGCAGCACCAGCCACCAGGCCCCGGGGCCGAGCGTCCAGGGCGCGGCGACCGGTCCGACGGCGAGGCCGGTGAGGACGGCGACGATCAGGTTGAGCAGGAAGACGGCGAGCACGACGGGTGCGGGCACCCCGGCGGCGCCGGCCATCCGCAGCTGGGCGAGGACGCCCCAGACCGCGCCCGGCACGTACTTGCCGAGGTAGGAGGTGAAGTAGATCCGGGTGGTGGTCCGGCCGGGCAGCCGCGGCCCGAGGTCGGCGAGCAGGCTGCGCCAGGTGGCCATGGTGAACAGGACGGCGACGGCGTTGGCGGCGAGGGCGAGCAGCAGGTACGGGACGGAGCCGGGCCGCAGGACGAGCGCGGCGAGCTCGCCGGCCCGCTCGTACAGCGCGACGCCGATGCCGCTGACGACGGCGAGCGGGAACAGGACCCGCAGCAGGCGCCGGAGCCGTACGCCGGGGGCGGGCAGGGCGGTCGTCGTCATCGGCCGAGCAGCCAGGCCGCGGTGAGCAGGCCCGCCCAGAGCAGCGCGTTGGCCACCGTCGTCCGGTCGTGGAACAGGGCCCGGGTGGGGTTGCCGCCGCCCGCGTCGACCACGATCAGCTGGAGGTAGCGGGCGAGGCCGAACAGCGCGCAGGGCGCGGTGAGGACGGCGACCAGCGGCCCGTGGGCGCCGAAGACCGGACTGGCCTGCACGTGCAGCACATAGCTCACCGCCGCGAGCACCGCGGTGAAGCCGAGCAGCTGGTCGAGGAAGCCGACCGTGTAGCCGCGAAGGGCGGGCCGGTGCAGCACCCCGCCGACGCCCATCTCGTGCCGCCGCTTGCCGAGGATCAGCAGCAGGCAGAGGGTGAAGACCCCGAGCGCGAGCCAGCTGGGCACCGGGTTGCCGGAGGCCAGACAGCCCTGGGCGAGCCGCAGCACGAAGCCGAGCGCGACGATGAACACGTCGAGCAGCGGCACGTGCTTGAGCCCCCTGCTGTACGCGGCGTTCAGCGCGACGTACGCGGCGACCGGCCACCAGTCGGCGGGCGCGGTGGCGCCGGTGGCGACAGTCAGCCCGATCGTGGCCGCGAGCAGCAGCGCGAGGGCGGCGGCGAACGTCACGGCGGTGCCGACCCCGATCCGGCCGGCGGCGATCGGCCGGTGCCGCTTCTCCGGGTGGCGCCGGTCGCGGTCCCGGTCGCCGAGGTCGTTGACCAGGTAGATCAGCGCGGACGCCAGGGTGAAGACGGCGATCGCGGCGAACGCGCCGCCGAGCGCGGCGCCGTCGAGGCGGGGCGCGCCGAGCAGCCCGAGCGGGACGACGACCAGGTTCTTCGTCCACTGGCCGGGGCGGACCAGGGCGGTGAGGTCGGCGACGAGGCCGGGTGGCCGGGGAGAGGGCGGCCGTGCGGTCGGGCGGGTCTGCCGGCCGGTGAGCGTGGGCGTAGCCATGTGCGGACTCCTGGGACGGATCAGACGGACGTCGTGGTCGTGGAGGCAGAAGTGGACGTGGACGCGGTGGCCCGGCGGCGGACGCTCGGCCCGAAGTCCGGCTCGGTGAACCAGCGGACGAGTCCGCGCGCTGCGCCGAGCACGATCGCCTGGTGGAGGAGGAAGTGGACCGCGGTGAAGTACAGGAGGAAGCGGGGACCGCGGTGGCGCAGCGCGCACCGGCTGAGCCCCGGGTCGGCGCAGGCGAAGAGCAGCGCGAGCGCGGCCGGCACGAGCAGCAGCCAGGGCGAGATCAGGCCGAGCAGCAGGGCGGGCCCGGTGAGCGCGGCGGCGAGCACGCCCAGCGGCCGGTTGGCGGTGAGTCCGCCCTCCCGCATCTGGCCGAGGGCCGCGATCAGCAGCTGGGAGCGCCGGTACTGCTCCGAGAGCATCGCCCCGAGCCGGTCGACGTCGTCGTGCCGGCCGCGGATCGCCTCCGTCATCAGGATCCGGTGGGAGCGGACCAGGCGGCCGCTGTACTCGACGTCCTCGGAGTCGCGCAGGTTCTCGTCGAAGGGGCCGACCCGCTCGAACACCTCCTTGCGGATCGCGCCGAGCGCGAAGAAGGCGGTGCGCACCTCGCCGGCCGCCCGGCGGCGCCAGAAGTGCGCGTGCAGGGCGTGGTAGCGCTCGACGGGGCCGTCGTCGAAGAGCGGTTCGGGGTCGAGGACGCCGTGCACACAGCCGAGTCCGGGGTCGGCGTCGAGCAGGTCGACGGCGTTGGCCAGGGCCTCGGGGTGCAGCGCGGTGTCGGAGTCGAGGAAGAAGAGCACCTCGCCGCGGGCGGCGGCGGCCCCGAGGTTCCGGGCGGCGGACACGCCGCGGTTGCGGGGGTTGGCGATGAGCACGACGCCGAACTCGCGGGCGATGTCCCGGGACCGGTCGGTGCTGGCGTCGTCGACGACGATGACGTCCAGCGGAGCGTGGGTCTGGGCGAGGACCGAGTCGAGACAGGCGCGCAGGGTCTTCTCGTAGTTGTAGTTGGGGATGATGACGGAGACGCTGGGACGGGCCCTGGGCATGGTTGTTCC from Streptomyces fradiae includes:
- a CDS encoding glycosyltransferase family 2 protein, with the translated sequence MSSLPLVSVIVPNYNYGRSIGLCVEAALAQTYPNIEVVVVDDCSTDDSARIAAEAGARVVSTGVNSGVAVARNLGAEVTTGEILVFLDSDVAMHPDAVAKAVELLAAGQGYGAICGTYEPEPLIRDSLIEEYRSLQQYYLLLKSEGVITTVHTAILAMPRRVFEEVGPFNPILRHTEDQDYGRRISERYTVLSSLEVRGRHDHDDTVRIVLDKVFARARLAVPLILGRRHLQGGFVTGPRAGASLAAPLAVAALAAPLLWGALWALLPLALFVLGVLGDLDMYREVRRHRGRVFLGYFVAVNFLVNLTVFAAIAVAGVQWLCSARFRHLYDPQPRPDAAPAPASVGAGRG
- a CDS encoding endonuclease/exonuclease/phosphatase family protein; protein product: MVLLCTLGWAGFLALHLALNGRWWPWLAVSLLPPVALAAVPVALLAAALAGGAWGAAGLAAGCLLVAWPQNGINLRALGRRRSGCPDPGSGPRLVSWNTQHWNQGGDPDRFYAFLRELDADVYVLQEYLNGFEGGEVWDIDDEERLRAAFPDHHRAIGNNAVTLSRLPLAGPPVPVGACSLRADLRTGDGVLSTYNVHIPVQLTVMNPLRPAFFRDMRRRSRARDAEYAALVADLRDNPHPVLVTGDFNTSAAIGDIRRMPGSLRDAIGVCRSVLPASWNARSRLRLWRIDWAFTGGGARVGAYRFRDARGLSDHLVQELTLISPKKGND
- a CDS encoding LuxR C-terminal-related transcriptional regulator, with product MLEALGIKESTEDVYRLLLERPEYGVTEMAAHLGRRESEVRDALLCLADLKLVLMDESSGEVEPFSPDVGFSFLLSRAEAELSKRRRQVEQAGRAVAGILASYSEGPEHTTRRDLVDRITGLDAVRERLEDLAAGARSECLSLLPGGAQLPDTMDASKPLDQLALERGVGIRSIYQDSFRNDPPTVDYVRWYCGLGGEARTVPVVPMLMVIVDREAALVPVDPTDGRAGALEVRSPGLVHALVVLFDRIWESGTPFGEAPRRDEHDLSPQERELLMLLGIGCTDDIAARRLGVSLRTVRRMSSELMNRLGARSRFEAGVRAAKEGWL
- a CDS encoding DUF3311 domain-containing protein; translated protein: MSQAAQGNQGKQSVITPIRVVIGLCLFAPFVAMLWVSSYAKVDPTFIGVPFFYWYQMLWVLISTVLTVVAYKLWQRDQRARKGGDAR
- a CDS encoding endonuclease/exonuclease/phosphatase family protein, whose product is MADTLAPEAVREEAAPAPAVRPRGRRRNLLVAGAAAAWLVLLGVEWVLDGRFWPGNLVGIVPPAAFVLVPLLLAALAPLARGSARWRALGAAGLALLLGLGQSGIDPAALWRSEPRPGADAVRVFAWNTNSWNQLLGTQDHFYAFLKAKQADVYLLHEYQHVTADRKGKLPIDDLARLRREFPGYEVVVRGELVTLSRFPVVGQPAVGPARAVPAGADWATTYRETKVLRTDLLVGGRVVSFYNVHMPVWNSMPDGLLSPAFYRHMRERFAPRRAQYAGLTADLAANRNPVVVAGDFNTTAAMTDLDPLRERLADAAGVSTDPYPTSWEEGGWKPFWRTDWAFTGNGARAERYSFGDPEKLSDHATQDLWVGLPGRD
- a CDS encoding aspartate aminotransferase family protein, with product MSGQQLYTVDDCESLTTKQVHGLYKDHVNKAQVSLMTSFGFGQELVESAEGVWITQRDGRRVLDFTGGVGVLNHGHNHPRILAARQRFQDRKSMEVHKTYFSPYVAALGHNLAQLLPGDLNMSFFPNSGAEAVEGAVKLAYKYHGGRRSRVLRADISFHGKLLGSGALTGQNASGFQFPGIPGVGIFRYGDLDSVRKLVAELRTAKGESDVYAILIEPLSASTMNECSEEFLRGLRELCTAEDIVLLFDEIYTGWGKTGTLFHFMRYEGLVPDILTTSKSFGGGKSSISAFVAREPVFRNAYDNLTDALLQSTSTTYYGFGEEAVTAIEAVNVAVEDDYPARARAIERILGPGLERIAKEHPDVVAEVRGHGALHGVFLHKGPKVLELVTKLVPGAMTKDPRFRTKLITSSVVNALYRDHGVYTYYTLNGDNPLMVAPSLVAEEHEVEFFLDCLDKTLAQGLPRLLTRFVKEKVSSLW
- a CDS encoding NAD-dependent epimerase/dehydratase family protein translates to MVTGGAGMLGSTLIDRLLDDGRQVHCVDLRAPRTEHGNLTHTVSDVRDEAVMKRVTADADVVVHCAAALPSYPADTIRSVIVGGTEAVLGAAEANAVPRVVHISSTAVYGLPKVVPTPEEYPREPVDTYSAAKAEAEVVAERFRGREMCVPILRPKTFLGPGRMGLFAMLFEWAEEGRNFPVLGRGDVRIQMFDVADLVDAVVTAMEAPDERADDTFNLGATEFGTLREDFQAVLDAAGHGKKVRSLPARPALAALSLLQRSGLSPVYGRLLHKLLDDSFVSTDKARDVLGFRPQHSNQDAILRTFAWWRAQQAAQTAARPAKKSEGVTSVEPWRQGALSLAKVLF
- a CDS encoding aldo/keto reductase codes for the protein MEYTTLGGPDGPRVSTLCLGTLPFGTRIDEETAFAVLDRFHEAGGTFIDTANTYAFWEPGATGAESELVIGRWLRSRGVRDEMVLATKVGALPDPPGSAWPECAEGLSAPVIRRQVEESLRNLGTDRIDLYYAHIDDRATPVAETMGAFGELVAAGKIGRAGCSNFAAWRIEESRGAARAAGVPDYAAVQQRFTYLRPRPGAEFGVNPHASEELLDYLGTRPELTFTAYTTQLTGAYTDPAKEVPEQYRHAGSERRLKVLAEVAAETGATANQVVLAWALGGRLPVLPVIGASSPGQLDETLGAVGLTLDEELRKRLDDAD